From a region of the Mercurialis annua linkage group LG1-X, ddMerAnnu1.2, whole genome shotgun sequence genome:
- the LOC126666250 gene encoding ATP synthase small subunit 6, mitochondrial — MKRWFDPWPVFFKREFNRNWPFLVGFAVTGTIITKLSLGLSEEEAKNSPFVQRHKR; from the exons atgaagaggtGGTTTGATCCGTGGCCCGTCTTTTTCAAGCGCGAGTTTAACCGTAACTGGCCGTTTTTAGTTGGGTTCGCCGTCACCGGAACCATCATCACCAAGTTATCTCTTGGCCTTTCTG AGGAGGAGGCTAAGAATTCACCCTTTGTCCAGAGGCACAAGAG GTAG
- the LOC126665473 gene encoding UDP-glucuronic acid decarboxylase 5: MATNGDHQTTTKPPPSPSPLRNSKFFQSNMRILVTGGAGFIGSHLVDKLMDNEKNEVIVADNYFTGSKDNLKKWIGHPRFELIRHDVTEPLLVEVDQIYHLACPASPIFYKHNPVKTIKTNVIGTLNMLGLAKRVGARILLTSTSEVYGDPLIHPQPETYWGNVNPIGVRSCYDEGKRVAETLMFDYHRQHGIEIRIARIFNTYGPRMNIDDGRVVSNFIAQALRGEALTVQKPGTQTRSFCYVSDMVDGLIRLMEGENTGPINIGNPGEFTMTELAENVKELINSDVEIIMVENTPDDPRQRKPDITNAKELLGWEPKVKLRDGLPLMENDFRARLGVPKHK; encoded by the exons ATGGCTACAAATGGAGATCATCAAACAACAACAAAGCCACCTCCAAGTCCATCTCCTCTGCGTAACTCCAAGTTTTTTCAG TCCAATATGAGAATTTTGGTTACCGGAGGAGCTGGATTTATTGGATCACATCTGGTTGACAAACTAATGGATAATGAGAAAAATGAG GTGATAGTTGCTGATAACTACTTTACTGGATCAAAAGACAACCTTAAAAAATGGATTGGCCATCCAAGATTTGAACTCATCCGTCATG ATGTTACGGAGCCATTGCTGGTTGAAGTTGATCAGATATACCATCTAGCATGCCCTGCTTCTCCCATTTTCTATAAACATAATCCCGTAAAG ACAATAAAAACAAATGTTATTGGCACACTAAACATGCTGGGTCTTGCCAAGAGAGTTGGAGCGAG GATTTTGCTTACCTCGACCTCAGAGGTATACGGTGATCCTCTAATTCACCCTCAACCAGAGACCTACTGGGGCAATGTTAACCCAATTG GGGTTCGGAGTTGTTATGATGAGGGAAAGCGTGTGGCCGAGActttaatgtttgattatcacaGGCAGCATGGAATTG AGATTCGCATTGCTAGAATTTTTAACACCTATGGACCCCGCATGAATATAGATGATGGGCGTGTTGTCAGCAATTTTATTGCTCAAGCACTTCG TGGTGAAGCATTGACAGTCCAGAAACCTGGTACTCAAACTCGCAGTTTCTGTTATGTCTCTGACATG GTTGATGGCCTAATCCGACTCATGGAAGGAGAGAACACTGGACCAATCAACATTGGAAATCCAG GGGAATTTACCATGACCGAACTTGCCGAGAATGTGAAGGAG CTTATAAATTCTGATGTGGAGATAATAATGGTGGAGAATACTCCTGACGATCCACGACAGAGGAAACCCGACATTACAAACGCAAAAGAATTGCTCGGTTGGGAGCCAAAAGTAAAGTTGCGGGATGGCCTTCCCTTAATGGAGAACGATTTCCGCGCAAGGCTAGGAGTCCCGAAGcacaaatga